CACATGATAAGCAAGCGTTGGTAGCAGCCATGAGTATAGGATCACTGGATATTCAggataagggctcatttagacgatgctagaattcgcatgcgagtttcattacattgcgggttttgatcggtcggttgaattgaacgtaaccaacagtccgcaatgtaactaaaatcgcatgcgagttctcgtgCCGTCGAAATCAGCCCTAACACATAAGGAGTGATCACATAATACGTACGGTATTCGATACGGTACCGTAGTTCGAAATGCTTTTAGGCAAAGGATATAGAGAAAAAATATAGTGGTAATAATTGCGAATGGCGGAAATCGCAACTTGGAAAAAACGTTTTCCGGAAAACACAGTAGGTACACATTAATTATTGTTCAttcattaaccctttaccaggctgatatttcaaaaatgacaatcgaaatatataaatattcgaAATCAgacttactcatcgaaaatagaacacatgtttgaactGCCGTATGTGGGatatatatatcccttagcctggtaacgGGTTAAGTGAGGTATTCCCCTGACACTCGTCGTTATACTTAACTttcagtacctacatattaatttCTTATTAATAGTTGTTATCTATTTAATTAAAAGGATGGACAAGCCTTTGGGAGTTGAGGACTTCGCTGCTATGGAGGGCCAGCTTCGGGGGTGTGTGGAGGCCGACAAGCACTACTGGCAGGTCAACGACGTGAAATGCGACGCCATACATACCGCCAAGACCTATGAGGAGTTTGCGTAAGTTTTAAACGGAGGCCTACGCGAGGCCGACGGAATACTGGTTAGGGAACGACGTGAAATACAACGGCAAGCATACTCTTAAGGCTTATGAGCTTTTTGGGTAAGTTTTGAATGGGGGCCTACGTGAGGCCGACACGGTACGTACGATTAAATGCGATGCTTTAGGCACTACCATGACGTCTATGATTAACGAGGAGTATAGGTAAGTTTTTCACAGAGGCCTATGAGAGGCCGACAGATAGTAAACCTCCTTGCGGCTTTTGGTTaaaaaaggtacctacttactatctTCGTGGCACTTGCGTCTTATCATGGTCTTATCAATCTTCAATATTAAATCATATCTTATACGTTACACACTTTTATCCCAAATTATTCCCAAATGACCCTTGCGAAGTAAACTGTAAGAGCTAGTAttaatttcaaacaaaaaagcCACAAGCAGTCATATCAGCGCATCTCGAATAAAATCTCAAGCACATCTCAGAGACAGCCATTAGTTCACAAAGAAGGTGCTTATGCTTCGTGTAACGTATCTTTTGTGCTTTAATGTCGCTTAAAAAGCTGAAATACAATTCAGTGTCTGCTGATTTACTCGACTACGACGAAGAAGGTCGAATTACAAATACAttctttaaatattaatctattacagatttatcgatgtttcattttctcaaacactcgtttatgccacaaaaacttctatgtctttGTCTGGTTATGATTTAATCGTGTGTTTAACCGTAGCAGCAAAACTATATATCTGGCAAATCAGCCTATTGTCGCCTGAACTTATAACATTGCAAATTAGTTGAATGCAAAATTGCAATAAACTTTATTACATATGGCACTCAAGACCATTGTAAGTTCGCTGTGATAATAACTCAACGaagtaagttatttttatttttaagctaatCGCGAGGTCTAGGTATAACTCACAGAGCTACTAGTGTTCATAATATGAACACTAGTAGCTCTGAAAGGGAGAGATTTGAAAGAAGTTGTCTATATGAACTTCATATAGACAACTTCTTTCAAATCTCTCCCTTTCTCTCCCTAAAAATTCAGCTTCTTTACTAGAGGGCCACGAAAACCACTCGCTGATTTATTCGATGCTCACGCTTTCGGcttcgaaaatttgattataaaTGATTGACAGTACAAAAAGGGGCGAAATTCTAGCTAATGTTCTGTGGATAGATCCACCGTTCGcgcctatattttttaaatttgttaccTGTTTCCAACGACAATGTGGCTGTGCCAGAGAGTAATATCAAGTACCTAATTTGTTACAGGGACCGCGTGGCCGCAGCCCACTTGAGGCCTCTAGAAAAGGCCGACTACAAGCAGAAGACACCGAGAGGATGGAACCAGTTCGCTGCCGGTTCGAAGCGTCAAACggaatagaaatggcttaaatTATGTTGATTATCTATCATAATAAAtgggaaataaaaaaatatttttgttttctaaAATCTCACTTTCTTAGTGTTCTTATACAAAATCATTAGGTGGGTCGTATCataatgtttttagggttccgtacccaaaggacctaatactaagactccactgtccgtctgtctgtcaccaggctgtatctcatgaaccgtgatagctagacagaattagaaatagaaaaaaagagaatctccttttgagatttggaagtcggttaaaaagtatAGTCAGCCATAAAAGCTTGTGAAAAACTTatcaaatagggaatattaggcaaagctctgcataggtggcaccactagcacatacagtaaacaaacctcattgacatcgtccatgacacatcatgcgtcactaggtgactaggtcaatcacatggcctaccgtgaaacacgacaatggaaagttcggtttctgcttctctatcactcttgcatattcgagcaatAGAGAGTAGAGAGGcaaataaagaaatttcgatttttgcgtttcgcggtaggccacctatAACCAccaaccgccttggtgcatcaatgacatagtgaaaacttgtcaaaaaactgtttaagccCTAGTATGtattaagttactctatggtttactaaacaaattagtgctgcactctggcggcagaacattgcagtaatactcttTGTTAAATTGTTCCAGGAATCGAGTGGCCGCAGCGCACTCGAGGCCTCTAGAAAAGACCGACTACAAGCAAAAGAGACCTAGAGGATGGAACCAGGGCTGTAactgcgaaaatcgaagttcgcaaattgcgagcatttttctctgtcactcttattaagccccctccagactatgcgcgtgaatcgcgggcgaagccgcgaacgcgagtgtggagtcgagttcgctgtctgcgaaaatcgactccacactcgcgttcgcggcttcgcgccgcgattcgcgtccgagtgtggaggaggctttacgccttcattggagtacaagagaaagatccccgcaatttgcgaatatcggttTTCACGGTAGCCCCTCAGGTCGCGGCCGGGTCGAAACGAAATAGAAATAGCTTAAATTATGTTGATtagattataattaataaatgggAGAACAAAATATGAACATTTTATTCTTAAATCTTAATATTTTAGAGTTTTCTGTAAgtataagggctcatttagacggtgcgagaactcgcatgcgagagtttcattacattgcggtttttgatcggtcggttgaattggacgtaaccaacagtccgcaatgtaactaaaatcgcatgcgaattCGCGCGTCGTCTAAATCAACCGTAATGCTTTCGATCCTGTAGTACATACTCGCAATATAATAGAGTTAGaacaagacaagtctgcaacgattttgatagcacacgtagtgcaaagggcaagtattatttatatgtcatagtttcatagaggtttgaggtttaaaataacacttgcactgcgtgtgctatcaaaatcgttgcagacttttcttggttcaaCTCTAGcagttaaaagaaaataaaaattaagggAAAGCCATAACTTTAGATGAATCATATTGTAAGTAACTTTgtttattaaccttttcgacgccgtgtcaaacacaaaagctgttacgcggacgccacgtcaccgaagtgtcaaaactgaaattgaactttatgcatatgcacgtaggtctatgttgctctgtggtctgtgaccgattaatcagtctttggcgttgaacctgcggtgcggatatatcggtcattggcgtccaaaaggttaatctTCTGCGTTACTTtatattaattcaaaattctAAGAATGATGACCTCAGAAAGAAAAGtctaattacatttaaaaaaaaaaattcctgaCACCATTGTGTGTGTTGATGATCACAGACCTCAACTACTAGACGGAACACAAGAGAATCTAAGTCAACACACATAAGCGACCCCGTAcgaattttgtatgggagcgcGATCACTTATTTCAGTTGCGCTTATAATTACAACTAGTTATCgtgtaaattataaaatatttacaagaATTTAGCTATTGGAGCGTACCTGGGTTGAATAGTATAAAATAGTGTAGAATACAACTCAGTTTTGTTGCTCGAATTGTAGTATTTCACActtagaatgaatgaatgattgttTATTTGCGGAATATGGGTTACAGTTAGTTATTACAATATTAGTTATATAGTCCACCATAACTCTACTTAATTAAGCATGCAAATATAAAATATAGATTTCGTggctagaggatataaccaaacggagacgccatgtatgtaattttcggtacaaaatagtcagcctatttttgcgggggaggggcacgtcaaatgtatcatCATCAGTATTTAAGAGCCTATGCTCTTGtaggtggagtaatcgccacttTTCTTTTTGCTGGGCCTGCCTTTTAACTCCCtcgaacaaacaaacaaatgaatacGTTACGTAAAAATAGCTATGTCAAATAAATGTCAGTACATACAaatatgaccattggccgcctattttcgacggtatcgtcttgggtcgtcccattcgttttttgccaagttcttaaattagtcctattctgatTTCGTGTCCCATtttacattcgtcacaatcgtcggtggctttcaatgtagaatgcgtgacgaaagcagaataggactaatttaagaacttgacaaaaaacgaatgggacgacccaagacgataccttttcgacagaggggaacgcctgttaatggctactccgtttttATACCCTCTAAGATTTCACAAGTGTAATTGATCATATTTAAGGTGACGTTGTGTAAACTCTTCATAGCGCGGTGTCTGTGTAGTTTGTGGTGTTAACCCTTCTTCTTGGGGTTGCACATGCGAATGATGACCTCTATCTTGGTGTGGGTGCTCTCCTTCTTCGGGTGGTAGAAACGCGTGTCGTTACGGTCCATGGGCACAAGAGGGGTTGTATACCAGCCGTATCTATAGGAAAAAAACAacaagttaggtaggtactaacattTTTTTGTGAAACAATCTTTGCTGACTCTACTTGGTACGagattattgtattgtcatgttAAGTTATAAAACGATACGGCTATTCAAATTAGGTAAATATCGACTTGCAAGAttttattaaccttttggacgccaatgactggtatatccgcaccgcaggttcaacgccaaagaccgattaatcggtcacagaccacagagtaacatagacctacgtgcatatgcataaagttcaatttcagttttgacatttcggtgacgtggcgtccgagtgacagcttttgtgtttgacacggcgtcgaaaaggttaataaaattataattgtgACAGTAACTTcatgtctgtttgtctgtggttacctcttcacgcttaaatcgCTGAACAGATTTTGACAAAATTTGGTGAAAGAATGAATGGTTAAATTTGCAGATTGTATGAGGCTCGGGAAAGGACATATGATATGGAGAATGTTTATCAATCATCGTTCACACGCTGACAAAGTATCGGGCAGACGCTAATACTATTACCTATATAAGCACCgtgcaccatctcactaacctGGGGTGTATTGGTAACACAGAAATCCGCCTATAGAGCCTACTATTGGTCATTTTGTTCGCGACGCAAGTCAAcaaaccttgggcgcaactgatcggagcggcgcgcgagcAATGTTATATAAGCGCTATTACGCGCACGAGTGGTGAGTGGTGACCGCGAGTCATCCTATAAGCTctgtctataggggttggtctgtgattggtaaccatggtaactccaggtttaaccggttaagccggtttagtaggatggtgcaagtggcgctaagtgtgTTGTGTGTTAAAGAAGTCTTACACATGGCTCTCAGTGACAGGCGCAGGGTACTTGCTGTGTGGTCCCTTGGCCCTCGTCTGGGCCACGTTGTAGGCATAGCCGGCGATCTTTTTTATCTGCTCTTCTGATTCGTCTGTGAGTTGGTCGTGCCGCGCGTAGAACTTTGTGGCGACAGGCAGAGCTGTGAAGAATAGTGTAGTGTTGGTGAAGACACGAGTCCTTTGAGTtctctgggggcctagccaagatgactaTTGTTCGCAGAGAAGCGGAACGAAACGCTCTTTCTcaatcgcactaatatggaagtaGTTACTCGTAAGTTTTAGAATACCTACAAAATTGTTGacggagtctttattcggaggctcgagtccttttgagTTGCGCTTAAGAAAGTCAATAAAGGACTCGGAGTCTAGAGTCTGAAGTTATTTAGTAAGAACGAGTAgagttcttcaaattcagagactcgagttcctaccaacactagCAAGTCAACTTTGTCTGttgaaaaaggcgcgaaattctttATTTTATGGGCGGTCGATCCTACGTGCCTGACAATGATCAAAATTGCTGCCATTTTCTAAATATCATTAACGGCTACTTCTAAATCGATACAAGTTACATTAGACCAAAGCTATGAGGCCTACGGGACGACAACAAAGCGAGTGCGACCCCTTCCGCAACACTTTTTCCTTACTTCTCTGCAGAAAATGTCCTGCAAAAAGTAGATGCCGGCACCCTGTACCTTCTACTAGcaagtatttactattttcaaAACGactataccacagaataaataatagtactaccgtacagaaaggaaacttcctacaaaaatatatggcactatccctttcggctatttagggttgtcaaaattcaagtgattatcttatctgtggtcgtgcacgcaaaaggaagtcaagtggtgccagccctaataattgctcgaagcaatgctgagccgagcggagccgagcttggccgaagtcaggagtttcgcacccctgactaTACACAACTACAATAAAGaactatcttatcttatcttatccttttttttagcctactttagtgtcccactgctgggaaaaggtctcccctcgttttctccactcgaccctgtcatcggcattttcccatttatcttatcttatgttatcttatcttaactAACATCCAAAGTTAGGCCGGTAAGTCTTGTAGTTCCTAAAGTGCTTCACCTCCCGGTTGATCTTCTCGTTGAGCATCTGCAGGTCGACTGGGGGGCGAGTTCCGAACGTGCATTTTCCGTCACCCATATTTGCTGAAAAATACGAGTACGTATGTTATATTTAAGGATAACTGCTGacaccttagaggatataaccaaacggagtagccattaacaggcgttcccctctgttgaaaataggcggccaatggtcatactcattgtatggactgacccgcaaaaatcggcagatgTTTTGTACTGAAAATTACAGATAAGGCGCCTCCATTTGGCTATACCTATCTTCTAAGGCTGgcactgacacccaaaattgcATCGCTTACCCTGCGGGTATAGGAATATCGCGGTTTTCAAAGTTATTGTGAGATAGAGTCAGATCACGttaagttttcatgccaagtaCTACATCAAGTATGGGCTTATAGGGATATgtaataatataggtatgtatgcattacaataaaatacaatactctttaatGCGCACCTCACATAGTTCTCAATACATgaacagtcaagtgtaaaaatatgggtgcatacaacttactcactctgtacgatacatgtgcgaatattaggtaattcgcaactcgtgtcgatttaaaaccattttactcccgtcgtgttttaatttttcatcactttcacacttttatcgtaatgtactataatATCCCAGGCTCTGATAGTTTTCTCGttacaataaatataatacataataaaattattagtgcatacaaacttaatataatacatacctagaaacaaaacataataaaataactaacctacaaaacttaaaaactaaatctaaaaataaataaaactaatcttaaaataaataattacaacctatccccctgcggaatggtgccgtagatgctggcagcatttcctcgctgtatcgcaatacttattctttgtgcgaggaagctgccagctctacataataatgaatacataataatatagacAAAAGTTGATAACCTTACCTTTTGATGATAATTATCTGtataaataatgtataaaaaatGTTGGATAAATAATTTCTTGCCTAAATGTTTGTGTTTATGTTTGTCAATGACATTGACAAAAGTCAAAActgtaaatattgaataacagGCGGGCCCTGTATCATAAGCACAAaactagtgagtattatattctttgcacaaaaccttcgagcaacacggaagggaggcggcattcgcactatttcccctctgccgaggtacaagattagcgcgtcaatctaatctagcgcgggtaataaaactagttgcacttggatttttcactagaccgagaccagacgcgcgcgtgaacactgctgcacaaaaatgcctgtttgctcggttttttgttataaaaagaggtcggggacatcaaatttacaaaaagaaagtgttacatttcacatgtaatatttttttttacatatcatacgtttaattacattcaaacacaattattatattttagtctcatgtaattgttggatttatcgattttgctcgctcagtacaaattgcggatcggttgagcgacaaatccgacttctcatctctcagaatacaataacatacttcaacgaaaatgtgttagtgtgcgtgttgtgacccttgtcactcgtccgtacacaaaaagagatcgaggtttgc
The Cydia splendana chromosome 20, ilCydSple1.2, whole genome shotgun sequence DNA segment above includes these coding regions:
- the LOC134800810 gene encoding coiled-coil domain-containing protein 103 isoform X2; this encodes MDKPLGVEDFAAMEGQLRGCVEADKHYWQVNDVKCDAIHTAKTYEEFADRVAAAHLRPLEKADYKQKTPRGWNQFAAGSKRQTE
- the LOC134800810 gene encoding coiled-coil domain-containing protein 103 isoform X1, with amino-acid sequence MNELELCSVVFSCFFFAYLIEKLIFLYLYRIVGYRGQNQTMDKPLGVEDFAAMEGQLRGCVEADKHYWQVNDVKCDAIHTAKTYEEFADRVAAAHLRPLEKADYKQKTPRGWNQFAAGSKRQTE
- the LOC134800929 gene encoding cilia- and flagella-associated protein 144-like, producing MGDGKCTFGTRPPVDLQMLNEKINREVKHFRNYKTYRPNFGSLPVATKFYARHDQLTDESEEQIKKIAGYAYNVAQTRAKGPHSKYPAPVTESHVYGWYTTPLVPMDRNDTRFYHPKKESTHTKIEVIIRMCNPKKKG